In Thalassotalea fonticola, a single genomic region encodes these proteins:
- a CDS encoding TIGR00153 family protein, producing MSGNTILGVFAKSPLKPLEQHIRKVNECADLLPSFFVACTAGDWDKAEKIRKDISSLERAADTMKRDIRNELPGGIFMPVQRTDVLELVSQQDKIANKAKDISGRILGRKLVIPAELSDDFNSYLTRCIDAIKQAADAINELDDLLETGFRGREVKLVEKMIIELASIEDDTDFMQIKLRRALMAIEEGMNPVDVMFLYQIIEWVGDLADLAERVGARLEIMLAR from the coding sequence ATGAGTGGAAATACAATTCTTGGCGTTTTTGCAAAATCGCCGTTAAAACCGTTAGAACAACATATTCGTAAAGTTAATGAATGTGCTGATCTTCTTCCTTCTTTCTTTGTTGCTTGTACCGCAGGTGACTGGGACAAAGCTGAAAAAATTCGTAAAGATATTTCTTCGCTTGAAAGAGCAGCCGATACAATGAAACGCGATATTCGTAATGAATTACCGGGTGGTATTTTTATGCCGGTTCAGCGTACCGATGTATTAGAGTTGGTTAGCCAACAAGATAAAATTGCCAACAAAGCAAAAGATATCTCAGGACGAATTCTAGGACGTAAATTAGTTATTCCTGCCGAATTGTCAGATGATTTCAATAGCTACTTAACGCGTTGTATTGATGCGATAAAGCAAGCCGCTGATGCAATTAATGAATTAGATGATTTGCTCGAAACTGGCTTTCGCGGTCGTGAAGTCAAGCTGGTGGAAAAAATGATCATCGAGTTGGCTTCTATTGAAGATGATACCGACTTTATGCAAATTAAACTTCGCCGCGCCTTAATGGCCATCGAAGAAGGTATGAACCCTGTTGATGTAATGTTTTTATATCAAATTATCGAATGGGTTGGTGATTTAGCAGATCTGGCTGAGCGCGTAGGTGCTCGACTAGAAATTATGTTAGCAAGATAA
- the phoU gene encoding phosphate signaling complex protein PhoU, translated as METFDTGRHISGQFNQELDAVRNNVMNMGGLVEQQLKNALTAVSDNNEELARKVLSSDYKINLMEVTIDEECTRIIAKRQPAASDLRLVMAIIKTIADLERIADEAEKIAKVALEQFSAKQQDLLLNLDNLGRLVLTTLHDTLDAFTRMDFDAALKVHQSDNRIDREYEALMRQLMTYMMEDPRSIPSIMSVIWSARALERIGDRCQNICEYVIYFVKGKVIRHISEEDVPGIF; from the coding sequence ATGGAAACGTTTGATACCGGTCGTCATATTTCTGGCCAGTTTAACCAAGAACTTGATGCCGTTCGTAATAATGTGATGAACATGGGCGGCCTAGTAGAGCAACAACTTAAAAATGCCTTAACGGCAGTGAGTGACAATAACGAAGAACTCGCTCGCAAAGTACTCTCTAGTGATTACAAAATAAATTTAATGGAAGTAACCATTGATGAAGAATGTACCCGTATTATTGCTAAGCGCCAACCGGCAGCCAGCGATTTACGGTTAGTGATGGCGATTATTAAAACCATTGCTGATTTAGAGCGTATTGCTGATGAAGCTGAAAAAATAGCGAAAGTAGCCTTAGAACAATTTAGTGCTAAACAACAAGATTTATTATTAAACTTGGATAACCTAGGTCGTTTAGTATTAACAACACTACATGACACACTCGATGCGTTTACCCGTATGGATTTTGACGCGGCATTAAAAGTACATCAAAGTGACAATCGCATTGATCGTGAATACGAAGCGTTAATGCGGCAATTAATGACTTATATGATGGAAGATCCTCGTTCAATACCATCAATTATGTCGGTTATTTGGTCTGCTAGAGCGCTAGAGCGTATTGGTGACAGATGCCAAAACATCTGCGAATACGTTATCTACTTTGTTAAAGGTAAAGTTATTCGTCATATTTCAGAGGAAGATGTACCAGGAATTTTTTAA
- the pstB gene encoding phosphate ABC transporter ATP-binding protein PstB: MQNQQAVNINDLPADQVALEIKGLNLHYGDKQALNNISMKIPKGKVTAFIGPSGCGKSTLLRCINRMNDLVDICKIDGEIDLHGENIYGKHVDVAQLRRKVGMVFQRPNPFPKSIYENVVYGLRLIGQNNRRVLDEACEKSLRAAALWDEVKDRIHDSALGLSGGQQQRLVIARAIAIEPEVLLLDEPTSALDPISTLVIEELITELKDKYTVVIVTHNMQQAARVSDQTAFMYMGDLIEYSDTNTLFTTPNKKKTEDYITGRYG; this comes from the coding sequence ATGCAAAACCAGCAAGCGGTAAATATCAATGATTTACCCGCTGATCAAGTTGCCCTGGAAATTAAAGGCTTGAATCTTCACTACGGTGATAAGCAAGCATTAAATAATATTTCAATGAAGATCCCAAAAGGCAAGGTCACTGCTTTTATCGGCCCAAGTGGCTGTGGTAAATCAACGTTATTACGTTGTATCAATCGAATGAACGACTTAGTTGATATTTGTAAAATTGACGGTGAAATCGATTTACATGGAGAGAATATCTACGGTAAGCATGTTGATGTTGCCCAACTTCGCCGAAAAGTGGGGATGGTATTTCAACGCCCGAATCCATTCCCTAAATCAATTTACGAGAATGTGGTTTATGGCTTACGATTAATTGGCCAAAATAACCGCCGGGTTTTAGATGAAGCCTGTGAAAAATCCTTGCGTGCTGCGGCGCTTTGGGATGAAGTGAAAGACAGAATTCATGACAGTGCTTTAGGGTTATCTGGTGGTCAACAACAACGCTTGGTTATTGCCCGAGCAATTGCAATTGAACCTGAAGTGCTTTTATTGGATGAGCCGACATCGGCTCTTGATCCAATATCTACTTTAGTGATTGAAGAGTTGATCACTGAACTTAAAGATAAATATACTGTGGTAATCGTAACTCATAATATGCAGCAAGCTGCCCGAGTGTCAGATCAAACTGCATTTATGTATATGGGCGACCTAATTGAATATAGTGATACCAATACCTTATTTACTACCCCAAATAAGAAAAAAACCGAAGATTATATTACCGGCCGTTACGGTTAA
- the pstA gene encoding phosphate ABC transporter permease PstA has protein sequence MNKWFKSGSPWVWLSAAGVSISLISVVGLLWLIASRGLTYFWPAQIHQFEIQDPSGVTSTVIGEIYDVERIPVEQLAHTNIDTKDAITIERFLIKTGNRELVSLDFRWIVEPLITKQSQPENVVVIERRTNGNFYGFIEQVYMDGKLVPAAQLDNFLERVNDLQDDIAELQKTDIGAINYNLERIRLQERKAEIDGKLTAQLKAEFAVERKALNNKYLALEEQLNVMRTDVQRDKVVVRAMGGELVEINLEQVMQISFNNQLSLLTKIAKFFSQISSFLVDDPREANTEGGVFPAIFGTVLMVLLMTVIVAPLGVVAAIYLHEYAGNNGFTKLLRIAVINLAGVPSIVYGVFGLGFFVYMVGGSLDQIFYPESLPNPTFGSPGVLWSALTLAILTLPVVIVSTEEGLARIPSNMRHGSLALGATKAETLWRIILPIASPAIMTGIILAIARAAGEVAPLMLVGVVKMAPTLPLDGNFPFLHLERKFMHLGFHIYDVGFQSPNVEAARPLVYATAFLLVTIIVGLNMTAVSIRNKLREKYRSLEH, from the coding sequence ATGAATAAATGGTTTAAATCGGGTTCACCTTGGGTATGGCTAAGTGCCGCAGGTGTATCAATTAGTTTGATTTCGGTCGTTGGTTTATTGTGGTTGATCGCATCTCGTGGTTTAACGTACTTTTGGCCGGCGCAAATTCATCAATTTGAAATCCAAGATCCAAGTGGTGTTACATCGACCGTTATTGGTGAAATATATGACGTGGAGCGTATTCCAGTAGAGCAACTGGCTCACACTAATATTGACACAAAAGATGCGATTACTATTGAACGCTTTTTGATCAAAACCGGTAACCGTGAATTAGTCAGCTTGGACTTTCGCTGGATTGTTGAACCGCTGATCACGAAACAAAGCCAACCTGAAAATGTGGTGGTTATTGAGCGTCGCACCAACGGTAATTTTTATGGCTTTATTGAGCAAGTTTATATGGATGGTAAACTTGTACCTGCTGCCCAGCTTGATAATTTTTTAGAAAGAGTAAACGATTTACAAGATGATATCGCAGAATTGCAAAAAACGGATATAGGCGCAATCAATTACAATTTAGAACGCATTCGCTTGCAAGAACGTAAAGCTGAAATTGATGGCAAACTAACGGCACAGCTAAAAGCTGAGTTTGCCGTTGAGCGCAAAGCGTTAAACAATAAATACCTTGCCTTAGAAGAGCAGCTTAACGTGATGCGCACCGACGTGCAACGCGACAAGGTTGTTGTTCGTGCTATGGGCGGCGAGCTGGTCGAGATTAATCTTGAACAAGTAATGCAAATTAGTTTTAACAACCAATTAAGTTTGCTCACTAAAATTGCTAAGTTCTTCAGTCAAATAAGCAGCTTTTTAGTTGATGACCCAAGAGAAGCTAATACCGAAGGCGGGGTGTTTCCGGCAATATTTGGTACGGTATTAATGGTCTTGCTGATGACTGTTATTGTGGCGCCACTTGGTGTTGTTGCCGCTATATATTTACACGAATATGCGGGCAACAATGGCTTTACTAAATTACTGCGAATTGCGGTAATAAATTTAGCCGGTGTACCGTCAATTGTTTATGGGGTATTTGGCTTAGGCTTCTTCGTATATATGGTTGGTGGTTCGCTTGACCAGATTTTCTACCCAGAATCGTTACCAAACCCAACATTTGGCTCGCCAGGCGTACTATGGTCAGCACTTACGTTAGCGATACTAACGTTACCGGTAGTTATTGTTTCTACTGAAGAGGGTTTAGCACGTATTCCATCAAACATGCGTCATGGCTCATTAGCATTGGGCGCAACCAAAGCGGAAACGCTATGGCGTATTATTTTACCGATTGCAAGTCCGGCAATCATGACCGGCATTATATTAGCCATTGCCCGCGCCGCCGGTGAAGTAGCACCATTAATGTTAGTTGGCGTGGTGAAGATGGCGCCAACATTACCACTTGATGGCAACTTCCCGTTCTTACACTTAGAGCGTAAGTTCATGCACTTAGGTTTTCATATCTATGATGTCGGCTTTCAAAGCCCGAATGTTGAAGCCGCAAGGCCATTAGTTTATGCCACAGCATTTTTATTGGTCACCATTATTGTTGGCCTGAATATGACCGCCGTGTCTATTCGAAACAAATTACGTGAAAAGTATCGTTCTTTAGAACACTAG
- a CDS encoding ABC transporter permease subunit — protein MTISAKSFEPRQVKNTLAKWLISVGGVSVLFTLVLIFMYLVYVVKPVFESARVESLALIETKAETKGATNLAVGVDELKEITFNINSNGEINFYQLKPNDTHQTGDLLLTEKLIAEQDTLLDVFTTNTNQYVLLTSDGLIRVIQPTFNATFAADIRTIHPSVGYPLGEKPIVIDENENALSIFSFAMTEERAVVVALTNDNRLIKTSLIAEDNFYYDSEFSTEFQLIKDDVESLDFVEITPDLSMAIAVENNAVSIFDLTDEYDVPVRAVFNPVYKSGADITSTTLLSGSSSILFGTSAGKVHQYFEVAGKTGRSFQLIRSFAVSSNEAVAAIYPETYRKSFYTVTPSGHVGVYYTTSEAKLWQGKLLDDAKQPFAIAPRANGVVIGSEQSIELFTVHNEHPEVTWSALWQEVWYEGYPEPAYIWQSTSGSDDFESKFSLVPISFGTMKAAFYAMLFAVPIAISAAIYTAYFMPPAMRKTVKPTIELMEALPTVILGFLAGLWLAPLMEEYLPAVFLLVILLPLTTFLTAFAWHNTPKKVKLILPEAFAPIILIPVLIITGLLAFEFSPFVEDVMFGGDMRQYITNDLGIDFDQRNALVVGIAMGFAVIPTIFSMTEDAIFSVPKHLTSGSLALGATQWQTLIKVVLLTASPGIFSAVMMGLGRAVGETMIVLMATGNTPVIDWSIFQGMRTLSANIAVEMPESEVGSSHYRILFLAAFVLFVFTFIFNTLAEFVRQRLREKYSSL, from the coding sequence GTGACAATTTCTGCAAAATCTTTTGAGCCAAGACAAGTTAAAAACACTTTAGCTAAATGGCTTATTTCAGTCGGCGGTGTGAGCGTTTTGTTTACCCTAGTACTGATCTTTATGTATTTAGTGTATGTAGTTAAACCAGTGTTTGAATCCGCAAGAGTTGAATCACTTGCGCTGATTGAAACTAAAGCTGAAACTAAAGGTGCGACAAATTTAGCTGTTGGTGTTGATGAATTGAAAGAGATAACGTTCAATATTAACAGCAATGGCGAGATCAATTTTTACCAATTAAAACCCAATGACACTCATCAAACTGGCGATTTATTACTTACTGAAAAGCTGATTGCAGAGCAAGATACACTGCTTGATGTATTTACCACTAATACCAATCAATATGTATTGTTAACCTCTGATGGGTTAATCAGGGTTATCCAACCTACCTTTAATGCGACCTTTGCCGCGGACATTCGCACGATTCACCCAAGTGTCGGTTATCCATTAGGTGAAAAGCCTATTGTTATTGATGAAAATGAAAATGCATTATCAATATTTTCGTTTGCCATGACCGAAGAGCGTGCAGTTGTTGTAGCACTAACTAATGATAATCGCTTGATTAAAACGTCGTTAATTGCCGAAGATAATTTTTATTATGACTCTGAATTTTCAACCGAATTCCAATTAATTAAAGACGATGTCGAAAGCCTTGATTTTGTTGAGATCACCCCTGATTTATCGATGGCTATTGCAGTTGAAAATAACGCAGTGAGTATTTTTGATTTAACCGATGAATATGATGTGCCAGTAAGAGCGGTATTTAATCCGGTTTATAAATCGGGTGCTGATATTACCTCAACAACATTATTATCGGGCAGTAGTTCAATATTATTCGGTACCAGTGCAGGTAAAGTGCATCAATACTTTGAGGTTGCTGGTAAAACGGGCAGAAGCTTTCAACTAATTCGTTCATTTGCAGTAAGCAGCAATGAAGCCGTTGCCGCTATTTATCCTGAAACCTATCGCAAAAGTTTTTATACGGTAACGCCATCAGGGCATGTTGGTGTTTATTATACAACTTCTGAGGCTAAACTTTGGCAGGGTAAATTACTCGACGATGCCAAGCAGCCTTTTGCTATCGCCCCTCGTGCTAATGGTGTGGTGATTGGCAGTGAACAATCGATTGAACTTTTTACCGTCCATAATGAACACCCGGAAGTGACTTGGTCGGCATTGTGGCAAGAAGTTTGGTATGAAGGTTACCCTGAGCCTGCCTACATTTGGCAATCTACTTCTGGCTCAGATGATTTTGAATCTAAATTCTCATTAGTGCCAATATCATTTGGCACCATGAAAGCGGCATTTTATGCGATGTTATTTGCCGTGCCAATTGCAATTTCTGCGGCTATTTATACCGCTTACTTTATGCCGCCAGCGATGCGTAAAACCGTTAAACCAACCATTGAACTGATGGAAGCACTACCAACGGTTATTTTAGGTTTCTTAGCCGGCCTTTGGTTAGCACCACTGATGGAAGAGTATTTACCGGCAGTATTTTTGCTGGTGATACTGTTGCCACTGACAACCTTTTTAACTGCCTTTGCCTGGCACAATACACCGAAAAAAGTTAAGTTAATTTTACCGGAAGCATTCGCACCAATTATTTTAATACCTGTATTAATCATTACCGGCCTACTGGCATTTGAGTTCTCGCCATTTGTTGAAGATGTGATGTTTGGCGGCGATATGCGTCAATACATTACCAACGATTTAGGCATTGATTTTGACCAACGTAATGCACTCGTTGTCGGCATTGCTATGGGCTTTGCGGTTATTCCTACTATTTTTTCAATGACCGAAGACGCAATCTTTTCTGTACCCAAGCATTTAACCTCTGGTTCATTAGCACTGGGTGCAACTCAATGGCAAACCTTAATTAAAGTTGTATTACTTACCGCAAGTCCAGGTATTTTCTCCGCTGTAATGATGGGCTTGGGGCGCGCTGTAGGTGAAACTATGATCGTGCTCATGGCAACGGGTAATACCCCGGTTATCGATTGGAGTATATTCCAGGGCATGCGTACCTTATCGGCTAATATTGCCGTTGAAATGCCGGAATCAGAAGTGGGTAGTTCACATTATCGGATTTTATTCTTAGCAGCCTTTGTGTTGTTTGTATTCACCTTTATCTTTAATACGTTAGCTGAGTTTGTTCGTCAGCGTTTACGTGAAAAATATAGTTCGCTGTAA
- a CDS encoding DsbA family protein — protein sequence MIKPVLYYIYDPMCSWCWGYRPTWQALQEKLKSTIEVQYRVGGLAPDSNEAMSIEMQHFLQQTWHKIAAQLGTEFNFDFWTQCQPIRSTYPACRAVLIAREYNLEQDMYLAIQQAYYLQAKNPANIDTLVNIAAELGLDVVKFEKKILSEDIQLQLTDEVAFVRNMPIQGFPSLVLSINGELKSIAIDYQHWQVSYEAVIAYLPTEQVNLS from the coding sequence ATGATTAAACCTGTATTGTATTATATTTATGATCCTATGTGCAGTTGGTGCTGGGGCTATCGTCCTACTTGGCAGGCCTTGCAAGAGAAGCTTAAATCTACGATTGAGGTGCAATATCGAGTTGGTGGCTTAGCCCCAGACAGTAACGAAGCAATGTCTATCGAAATGCAGCATTTTTTGCAGCAGACTTGGCATAAGATCGCTGCGCAGCTGGGCACCGAATTTAATTTTGATTTTTGGACTCAGTGCCAGCCAATCCGCTCCACCTATCCGGCATGTCGTGCTGTATTAATTGCACGCGAATACAACCTTGAACAAGATATGTATTTAGCAATTCAGCAAGCTTATTATTTACAGGCAAAGAACCCTGCTAATATTGATACTTTAGTTAACATTGCAGCTGAGTTAGGCCTTGATGTTGTCAAGTTTGAAAAAAAAATCTTAAGTGAGGATATACAGCTGCAATTAACCGATGAAGTTGCTTTCGTTCGGAATATGCCGATACAAGGGTTCCCATCATTAGTGTTATCAATTAATGGAGAGCTAAAGTCGATAGCAATTGATTATCAGCACTGGCAAGTTAGCTATGAAGCTGTAATCGCGTATTTACCAACTGAACAAGTTAATCTCAGCTAA
- a CDS encoding sensor histidine kinase, with protein MAFKKFSLMIAMRTALIMLTLIFLTFLLTTPGYHAATLLTSLFLIVQCILVFRFITKTNAELARFLDAARYADFSQRFELKELGSGFGELGSAFTDILKRFQAVRTSQEKELRHLKALIEHVPVPLMSVHADSTLTLWNNSARRLFGSNHVTKVEDLAQFGEQFSRHIKSVGAGERRLVTFEVDDMEQQLTILSTQIIIADKQERLLSMQNIQSELDVVQLQAWQDLVRVLTHEIMNSITPVASLSKTAVDLLEDAKSKIIDHPDLVESLVDVSDAVQTVARRSDGLTKFVGSYRRLTRLPPPNKQVVKLRDIFSQVSTLATQQWLEKGISFNANIEPSELDINVDKDMIEQLLINLLQNAEQALMSVTNPTVTMNASLNKRGHVVIDISDNGAGVPDDIAKKIFVPFFTTKKEGSGVGLALTRQVMVAHGGNVKLERSPLGGALFRLTF; from the coding sequence TTCTCATTAATGATCGCCATGCGTACAGCATTGATAATGTTGACGCTTATTTTTCTAACATTTCTTCTGACCACTCCTGGTTATCATGCTGCAACTTTATTAACCTCGTTGTTTCTAATTGTGCAATGCATTTTGGTGTTTCGCTTTATTACTAAAACTAATGCTGAATTAGCACGATTTTTAGATGCTGCTCGTTATGCCGATTTTTCACAACGCTTTGAATTGAAAGAATTGGGTTCAGGCTTTGGCGAACTAGGCAGCGCATTTACCGATATCCTTAAACGCTTTCAAGCGGTACGTACTAGCCAAGAAAAAGAGCTACGCCACTTAAAAGCGTTAATAGAACATGTGCCAGTGCCATTAATGAGTGTACATGCAGATAGCACGTTAACACTGTGGAATAATAGTGCTCGTCGACTATTTGGCTCAAACCATGTCACCAAGGTGGAAGATCTAGCGCAATTTGGTGAACAATTTTCCCGACATATTAAATCTGTTGGTGCTGGTGAACGCCGTTTGGTTACCTTTGAAGTAGACGACATGGAACAGCAATTAACCATTTTATCTACGCAAATAATAATTGCAGATAAGCAAGAAAGACTGCTCAGTATGCAAAACATTCAAAGTGAATTAGATGTGGTGCAACTGCAAGCCTGGCAAGATTTAGTGCGAGTGTTAACCCATGAGATCATGAATAGCATCACCCCAGTAGCCTCATTATCAAAAACTGCGGTGGATTTATTAGAGGATGCTAAAAGTAAAATAATTGACCACCCAGATTTAGTTGAATCATTGGTCGATGTATCTGATGCCGTACAAACTGTAGCGCGCAGAAGTGACGGTTTAACAAAGTTTGTCGGCAGCTACCGACGTTTGACCAGGCTACCACCACCAAATAAACAAGTTGTAAAGCTCCGTGATATATTCAGCCAGGTTAGTACACTCGCTACCCAACAATGGTTAGAAAAAGGTATATCGTTTAACGCTAATATTGAACCGTCTGAGTTAGACATTAACGTTGACAAAGATATGATTGAACAGCTACTGATAAATCTGTTACAAAATGCTGAGCAAGCTTTAATGTCGGTCACAAACCCAACTGTTACAATGAATGCGTCGTTAAATAAACGTGGCCATGTGGTTATCGACATAAGCGATAATGGCGCAGGTGTGCCTGATGATATTGCCAAGAAAATATTTGTGCCATTTTTTACCACCAAAAAAGAAGGCTCCGGTGTTGGGCTGGCTTTAACTCGACAAGTGATGGTTGCCCATGGTGGTAATGTCAAATTAGAGCGGAGCCCATTAGGTGGCGCATTATTTCGATTAACATTCTAG